A genome region from Gossypium hirsutum isolate 1008001.06 chromosome A04, Gossypium_hirsutum_v2.1, whole genome shotgun sequence includes the following:
- the LOC107948373 gene encoding OVARIAN TUMOR DOMAIN-containing deubiquitinating enzyme 12 isoform X4 yields the protein MIMNQQDSDFMHWVLGGDLFYPSVYSYTIQHDNGEMYHHMHDFRGHTDTQSSQIENDKVIAGILQEEFSHLDVAEASQFSHADEQQLQASSGPHDWYSPLATNYNYSAYEYGQDESDVLVPPSSCSSPSDSEDFSSSLEPTDGYYILDDYLGKRLNQMIPIPHFPRINGEIPSIDEAMSDHERLLNRLQLYGFDELKVQGDGNCQFRALSDQIYRTPDNHKNVRRQVVNKLKSHSEAYEGYVPMDYADYLKKMSKSGEWGDHVTLQAAADSYGVRIFVLTSFKDTCYIEIIPNFQKPKGVIFLSFWAEVHYNSIHFQGDFPSTEVRKKKKWWNFGN from the exons ATGATTATGAATCAGCAAGATTCAGATTTCATGCATTGGGTTCTGGGGGGTGACCTGTTTTATCCTTCCGTATATAGTTATACAATACAGCATGATAATGGTGAAATGTATCATCACATGCATGATTTTAGAGGTCATACGGATACTCAAAGCAGCCAGATAGAGAATGATAAGGTCATTGCTGGTATCCTTCAGGAAGAGTTCTCACATCTCGATGTAGCAGAAGCTTCTCAATTTTCTCATGCTGATGAACAACAATTGCAAGCATCCAGTGGACCTCATGATTGGTATAGTCCATTAGCAACAAACTACAATTATTCAG CCTATGAATATGGCCAGGATGAATCTGATGTTTTGGTGCCACCTAGTTCGTGCTCTAGCCCTAGTGATTCGGAGGATTTTTCCAGCTCTTTGGAGCCGACTGATGGATATTATATACTAGATGATTATTTAGGCAAGAGGTTGAATCAAATGATTCCTATTCCT CATTTCCCTAGAATCAATGGCGAAATACCTTCAATTGATGAAGCAATGTCTGATCATGAAAGGTTGTTAAACAG GTTGCAGCTATACGGTTTTGATGAGCTCAAGGTCCAAGGAGATGGTAACTGTCAG TTCCGTGCACTGTCAGATCAGATATATCGGACACCAGATAATCACAAAAATGTGAGacgtcaagttgtaaataag CTTAAATCCCACTCAGAGGCATATGAAGGATATGTCCCCATGGATTATGCGGACTATTTGAAGAAGATGTCCAA GAGTGGCGAGTGGGGTGATCATGTCACATTGCAAGCGGCTGCAGACTCG TATGGTGTGAGAATTTTTGTTCTAACTTCATTTAAGGATACTTGTTACATCGAGATCATTCCTAACTTCCAGAAGCCAAAAGGAG TGATTTTCTTAAGTTTTTGGGCCGAAGTTCACTACAACTCAATCCACTTTCAAGGAG ATTTCCCCTCAACCGAGGTTCGAAAGAAGAAGAAGTGGTGGAATTTTGGGAACTAA
- the LOC107948373 gene encoding OVARIAN TUMOR DOMAIN-containing deubiquitinating enzyme 12 isoform X2 gives MNTDIQMLFFFFLCVNKYLIKNCLYRWSSVCLKLMIMNQQDSDFMHWVLGGDLFYPSVYSYTIQHDNGEMYHHMHDFRGHTDTQSSQIENDKVIAGILQEEFSHLDVAEASQFSHADEQQLQASSGPHDWYSPLATNYNYSAYEYGQDESDVLVPPSSCSSPSDSEDFSSSLEPTDGYYILDDYLGKRLNQMIPIPHFPRINGEIPSIDEAMSDHERLQLYGFDELKVQGDGNCQFRALSDQIYRTPDNHKNVRRQVVNKLKSHSEAYEGYVPMDYADYLKKMSKSGEWGDHVTLQAAADSYGVRIFVLTSFKDTCYIEIIPNFQKPKGVIFLSFWAEVHYNSIHFQGDFPSTEVRKKKKWWNFGN, from the exons ATGAATACGGATATccaaatgcttttttttttctttttatgtgtgAACAAATATCTAATTAAGAATTGCTTGTACAGATGGTCAAGTGTTTGTTTGAAGTTGATGATTATGAATCAGCAAGATTCAGATTTCATGCATTGGGTTCTGGGGGGTGACCTGTTTTATCCTTCCGTATATAGTTATACAATACAGCATGATAATGGTGAAATGTATCATCACATGCATGATTTTAGAGGTCATACGGATACTCAAAGCAGCCAGATAGAGAATGATAAGGTCATTGCTGGTATCCTTCAGGAAGAGTTCTCACATCTCGATGTAGCAGAAGCTTCTCAATTTTCTCATGCTGATGAACAACAATTGCAAGCATCCAGTGGACCTCATGATTGGTATAGTCCATTAGCAACAAACTACAATTATTCAG CCTATGAATATGGCCAGGATGAATCTGATGTTTTGGTGCCACCTAGTTCGTGCTCTAGCCCTAGTGATTCGGAGGATTTTTCCAGCTCTTTGGAGCCGACTGATGGATATTATATACTAGATGATTATTTAGGCAAGAGGTTGAATCAAATGATTCCTATTCCT CATTTCCCTAGAATCAATGGCGAAATACCTTCAATTGATGAAGCAATGTCTGATCATGAAAG GTTGCAGCTATACGGTTTTGATGAGCTCAAGGTCCAAGGAGATGGTAACTGTCAG TTCCGTGCACTGTCAGATCAGATATATCGGACACCAGATAATCACAAAAATGTGAGacgtcaagttgtaaataag CTTAAATCCCACTCAGAGGCATATGAAGGATATGTCCCCATGGATTATGCGGACTATTTGAAGAAGATGTCCAA GAGTGGCGAGTGGGGTGATCATGTCACATTGCAAGCGGCTGCAGACTCG TATGGTGTGAGAATTTTTGTTCTAACTTCATTTAAGGATACTTGTTACATCGAGATCATTCCTAACTTCCAGAAGCCAAAAGGAG TGATTTTCTTAAGTTTTTGGGCCGAAGTTCACTACAACTCAATCCACTTTCAAGGAG ATTTCCCCTCAACCGAGGTTCGAAAGAAGAAGAAGTGGTGGAATTTTGGGAACTAA
- the LOC107948373 gene encoding OVARIAN TUMOR DOMAIN-containing deubiquitinating enzyme 12 isoform X1: MNTDIQMLFFFFLCVNKYLIKNCLYRWSSVCLKLMIMNQQDSDFMHWVLGGDLFYPSVYSYTIQHDNGEMYHHMHDFRGHTDTQSSQIENDKVIAGILQEEFSHLDVAEASQFSHADEQQLQASSGPHDWYSPLATNYNYSAYEYGQDESDVLVPPSSCSSPSDSEDFSSSLEPTDGYYILDDYLGKRLNQMIPIPHFPRINGEIPSIDEAMSDHERLLNRLQLYGFDELKVQGDGNCQFRALSDQIYRTPDNHKNVRRQVVNKLKSHSEAYEGYVPMDYADYLKKMSKSGEWGDHVTLQAAADSYGVRIFVLTSFKDTCYIEIIPNFQKPKGVIFLSFWAEVHYNSIHFQGDFPSTEVRKKKKWWNFGN; this comes from the exons ATGAATACGGATATccaaatgcttttttttttctttttatgtgtgAACAAATATCTAATTAAGAATTGCTTGTACAGATGGTCAAGTGTTTGTTTGAAGTTGATGATTATGAATCAGCAAGATTCAGATTTCATGCATTGGGTTCTGGGGGGTGACCTGTTTTATCCTTCCGTATATAGTTATACAATACAGCATGATAATGGTGAAATGTATCATCACATGCATGATTTTAGAGGTCATACGGATACTCAAAGCAGCCAGATAGAGAATGATAAGGTCATTGCTGGTATCCTTCAGGAAGAGTTCTCACATCTCGATGTAGCAGAAGCTTCTCAATTTTCTCATGCTGATGAACAACAATTGCAAGCATCCAGTGGACCTCATGATTGGTATAGTCCATTAGCAACAAACTACAATTATTCAG CCTATGAATATGGCCAGGATGAATCTGATGTTTTGGTGCCACCTAGTTCGTGCTCTAGCCCTAGTGATTCGGAGGATTTTTCCAGCTCTTTGGAGCCGACTGATGGATATTATATACTAGATGATTATTTAGGCAAGAGGTTGAATCAAATGATTCCTATTCCT CATTTCCCTAGAATCAATGGCGAAATACCTTCAATTGATGAAGCAATGTCTGATCATGAAAGGTTGTTAAACAG GTTGCAGCTATACGGTTTTGATGAGCTCAAGGTCCAAGGAGATGGTAACTGTCAG TTCCGTGCACTGTCAGATCAGATATATCGGACACCAGATAATCACAAAAATGTGAGacgtcaagttgtaaataag CTTAAATCCCACTCAGAGGCATATGAAGGATATGTCCCCATGGATTATGCGGACTATTTGAAGAAGATGTCCAA GAGTGGCGAGTGGGGTGATCATGTCACATTGCAAGCGGCTGCAGACTCG TATGGTGTGAGAATTTTTGTTCTAACTTCATTTAAGGATACTTGTTACATCGAGATCATTCCTAACTTCCAGAAGCCAAAAGGAG TGATTTTCTTAAGTTTTTGGGCCGAAGTTCACTACAACTCAATCCACTTTCAAGGAG ATTTCCCCTCAACCGAGGTTCGAAAGAAGAAGAAGTGGTGGAATTTTGGGAACTAA
- the LOC107948373 gene encoding OVARIAN TUMOR DOMAIN-containing deubiquitinating enzyme 12 isoform X3 — MNTDIQMLFFFFLCVNKYLIKNCLYRWSSVCLKLMIMNQQDSDFMHWVLGGDLFYPSVYSYTIQHDNGEMYHHMHDFRGHTDTQSSQIENDKVIAGILQEEFSHLDVAEASQFSHADEQQLQASSGPHDWYSPLATNYNYSAYEYGQDESDVLVPPSSCSSPSDSEDFSSSLEPTDGYYILDDYLGKRLNQMIPIPHFPRINGEIPSIDEAMSDHERLLNRLQLYGFDELKVQGDGNCQFRALSDQIYRTPDNHKNVRRQVVNKLKSHSEAYEGYVPMDYADYLKKMSKSGEWGDHVTLQAAADSYGVRIFVLTSFKDTCYIEIIPNFQKPKGVIFLSFWAEVHYNSIHFQGDKRGLFTIVSCGI, encoded by the exons ATGAATACGGATATccaaatgcttttttttttctttttatgtgtgAACAAATATCTAATTAAGAATTGCTTGTACAGATGGTCAAGTGTTTGTTTGAAGTTGATGATTATGAATCAGCAAGATTCAGATTTCATGCATTGGGTTCTGGGGGGTGACCTGTTTTATCCTTCCGTATATAGTTATACAATACAGCATGATAATGGTGAAATGTATCATCACATGCATGATTTTAGAGGTCATACGGATACTCAAAGCAGCCAGATAGAGAATGATAAGGTCATTGCTGGTATCCTTCAGGAAGAGTTCTCACATCTCGATGTAGCAGAAGCTTCTCAATTTTCTCATGCTGATGAACAACAATTGCAAGCATCCAGTGGACCTCATGATTGGTATAGTCCATTAGCAACAAACTACAATTATTCAG CCTATGAATATGGCCAGGATGAATCTGATGTTTTGGTGCCACCTAGTTCGTGCTCTAGCCCTAGTGATTCGGAGGATTTTTCCAGCTCTTTGGAGCCGACTGATGGATATTATATACTAGATGATTATTTAGGCAAGAGGTTGAATCAAATGATTCCTATTCCT CATTTCCCTAGAATCAATGGCGAAATACCTTCAATTGATGAAGCAATGTCTGATCATGAAAGGTTGTTAAACAG GTTGCAGCTATACGGTTTTGATGAGCTCAAGGTCCAAGGAGATGGTAACTGTCAG TTCCGTGCACTGTCAGATCAGATATATCGGACACCAGATAATCACAAAAATGTGAGacgtcaagttgtaaataag CTTAAATCCCACTCAGAGGCATATGAAGGATATGTCCCCATGGATTATGCGGACTATTTGAAGAAGATGTCCAA GAGTGGCGAGTGGGGTGATCATGTCACATTGCAAGCGGCTGCAGACTCG TATGGTGTGAGAATTTTTGTTCTAACTTCATTTAAGGATACTTGTTACATCGAGATCATTCCTAACTTCCAGAAGCCAAAAGGAG TGATTTTCTTAAGTTTTTGGGCCGAAGTTCACTACAACTCAATCCACTTTCAAGGAG ATAAAAGGGGATTGTTTACCATAGTGTCCTGTGGTATTTGA